The Panicum virgatum strain AP13 chromosome 6K, P.virgatum_v5, whole genome shotgun sequence nucleotide sequence GTACACGAGAGCCCGAGATGACGAGGCCGAGCTTCTAGCCTGCCGAGCTGGCTAGAGGCCCGAGATGATGATGAGCACCGGATCAATGGATCATGATCGCTGCCACTTTGGTGCGAAAGCAAGCGCGCAGCGGATCAATGGATCATGATCGCTGCCACTGCAGTAAAACAAAGCACCACGTCATGGCCACTGCAGCAGGCCGCGCCGCAGCAGTCGCAGCTGCTAGCTGCTCCGACTAGCATCTACTACTCCTAGAAACAGAATTATTGTAAGCCGTCAAATCGCCCCCTCCTGTCCTGGCCTGGTGTCCAGCTCCGTCCGGCCCGGGCCCCGGCCAGCCACGCACGCAGCGGCGATCATTCTCTGACGACTGACGGCGATCATTCTTTTTAAAACCTATTTTTTTAAACAAGTCCTTTGATTCTGATCTTCCCATCCATCCCTCACGCTGATCACACTGCATCTTTTTTAAACCTCAATTTTCTTCTTTTGTTACTGTATGTTCTTCTGCTGCATCCGTGTACGAAATCTTTTCTAAACATTACCAGAGGATCAGGCTCGCTGCAGGACGTGTGCGCGCCTGCGCGGCCTCTTCTTGAGATCTTGGCGCCAGGGACCAAATCCTCACCGCACTGTGCGCACAGTGGCGCCGATAATACTTGCATACTACATACTACCCCACTGTACGTTCGTCGCCATGATTGAGTACCACCGGCGAATGACTGAACCAAGCACGTACTGTACAGAGGCCATTTGTATATACACGCACCTAAACATTGTTCAGACCTACTCTACGTACCAATCTGTACCACACTGCATGTGGATGGATCAACAGAGCATGGACTCTGATGATccaaatgcatgcatgcaagttACTAACAAGCGCTCTTTGTCTGAATATCCAAACACTGCATGATTTGCTGACAATAACTAATAAGAAACTAGCAAAGAAGAAATTACTGAGAGATCTAAGCTGCAAGCGCTCTTTGTCTGAATATCTCCCTTGCAAATTAAGCTGAAAAAAGAAAGATTACACAGGATCTACTAGCTAGCAACCGAGCAACCGCAGGACAAGATCTCACAAGGTAAACCGATCGACCAGCGCGGTAACCCTAAGGAACCAGCGGTCCGGATCATGCTGCGTCCCTGGGCGCCGTTGCACCCGGGCCCAGCTCATAAAGGATCCCGCCATCCAGCCAGGTAGGTGGCGCCGGCAGTGGCTCCTGTGGGCCGGCGTTGACCCCggcctggggcggcggcggcggcggggccggcctgCCAGCGACGATGGAGGTGAAGGGAAGAGGGTATGGCGGCATGCCCATGGcgttgctgctgccgccgtaGCCGTTGCTGATCTTGCTGACCTGGTTGCTGCTCGCGGGCAGCAGTGGAGGCTGCATGCCGTGGTCGCCGTGGTGTAAGGGGAGGCTGACGACGCTCGTGCAGCCGCTAGGGtttgggaggggaggggcggcggcggggtcatgCTGGAAGCAGAAGCTGGAGGCGTCCATTCCCATGGGGAGGTAGTAGGGGTTCGTCATTATCATCAGCTTGCTGGACTGGTCGCCTGACTTGTGGAGTATCCTGCAGATCACCCATTCCTCCTGCATGTGTATAAGAAAAGATTCAGTAAATCAAACATAAAAAAGGATGTTTTCTGTGGATTGTGATCTATAGGCGCAGAACAGACAGGATGATGTACTATAGAAAATTCCTTCCTGATCCAACTTCAGCAGATAGCACGTTTATTTACATATTAAAAAAAGGAACAAATGAGCACACTGGATGCACACATTACTAGTTTATTTGAGGATGATTTTATTATTTGTACTGTACGACAAAGATTTGGAAGGGAGGCATGTCAGTGTTTGGAGATTATGTAAAGTACAGCAATGATGCGCCCTGAGGGCACAGCCGCACAACACAAACACAGCAACAGCAGGATCACTGGCTGGAGGGGCTTGGATCCTGCGTGTCAGTGCAAATAGATTTTGAGCAgagatggaattactcctggccatgcatgcatgctgctgCTGAAGGCCTGAAGCTGAGCGCAGCACTGTAGTTGAACTAGCTCATTGCTATGTGCATGTGTCACTGTCACCCAAGTCCCTCCTTGAGCTATGTGCATACGCATGCACGCTAACATTCATTGCAGCCAGCATATGTCTGCAACTCCTACTTCTTGTCAAGGATATCACATCTCTACTAATGTCACACTGTTGCGTTTTCAAGTCATAGGCAGAATACAGAAGAAACTGAAAAGATCTGCCCTAAAACCTTAACAAATCCATTCATGGAGTAATACAATGCTAGCTGAAACGCCATTTTAGTGTTAAAAACTGTAGAAATCCGccctgaaaaaaaaactgaacaaaTCTGTTCATGGACTCATGCAGTGCTACTGCAGCATTTGCTTGTATAGCTGGGCTGGATGCATGGTTTATGTTGATGTGGTCATGTGAACATGACAGCACGAGCAGTAGTTACCTGCTGGACATTTAGAGATATCATGCATCACTGTACCTTGcaggagcggcgggcggcggcgaagtcGCCGTCGAGGCGGTACTCGTGGAGGACCCACTTGGTCTTCTCGCCGCGCGGGGCGCGTCCCTTGTAGAAGACGAGCGTCTTCTTCATGCCGAGCagggcgccggtggcggcgctgagCACCTCGCGGTCCTTGCCGGTGGCCTTCCAgtagccggcggcggtggcgcggttgGTGCGCATCCCCGTCGGGTACTTGCGGTCGCGGAGGCTCAAGAAGTACCACTCGCGCTCGCCCATCCGCGCCGCGTCGGGGAGCTCCCACGGCTCGCACCGGTTCAGGTCCACCTCGGCGATGTCCACGCCGCAGCAGGCGCCGTTCAGGACCTTGGCGGCGAGGTAGAAGGTGACCAGCTCCTCGTCGGTGGGGTGGAACCGGAACCCCGGGGGCAGGCCGccgtgctcgccggccgccgccatctcctcccCGAGCAGGTCCCACAGCGCGTCGCCCATGGCCTGGTGGTGCTAGTGCATACCCACGACTGCACACTAGTAGTGGTGATCTGATCAAAAAGCTAAGCAGGAGGTGATGAAGGAGTAGGACCAAGCGGTGTGGGAGACGCCCAAGAACCCTACCCAAGCTAACTTCTCtattctcttctcttcttctacAAGATGAAAAGGAGTTCTAAGCTGCTCTTGTGTTTTGGTGCGGTGTGTGTGAAGCCCATGGGGGGCTCTTATATAGTGGGGAGCTACCACGcaccattttttttttccaCGAAGGGCAAAGCCCGAATTTCATTACTAGAAAAGCAACGAAATTACAAAGTCTCAGAAATCTAAGTGTGTCACAAGCATCCAGACCAGCAACTAAAGATGCAGCACAGAGTGCGTGCTCCCTGCACTTATTTACAGAGCCTTACAAAACGAGATAAAAGTAGCAAATGTTCGCACAGCCACGAGCCGAAGGGAAGCGGAAATTTTTCCAGCCTAATGCACTACCGAAACAAAAGGCAAAAGCACAATTTGACGCAGAAACCACCACATCACTGAAGGAGCACCATTCCAGTATCATCTCTGTTTGCTTGAGCATGAAAGTGGAGCGCCGTCTTGAGGAGTGCTGCTGCCCCAGCTTCAAGATCCTCCTTGTTGTGTCCTGCCTGGAGTCCTGCCCAGTAGTTCAGAAAAGAGCTAGCTAAGCAAATAATTTCCGTCGGTGTTTTgattgttttcttttcaaaGCAGCATGAGTTGCGGGTTTTCCAGATCGCACAGCAAATGACGGCCAACCCTATCATATGAAAATGCTTTCTGCTTGGAAGGAGAGCAGAGACCCACTGCCAATATTGGCCGAACGAGGTAGGTCTGTGGTTAGCACCCAAAACCAACGCTATCAGACTCCAAATGTATTTCGCAGTAGGACAGTTAAAGAAGAGGTGATCTATGGTTTCAGGATTGTTGCAGAAGCAGCACATCATATCTCCTGACCATTTTCGCTTGGCCAGGTTGTCCTTGGTAAGAATAGCATCGTGTTCTATTAGCCAAAGCCAAACTTTGATCTTTAAGGGAAGTTTTGCCTTCCAGATCAGATCAAGTTATAATTGGCGCCGGACTCGTTAATGCAAAGGTGCTCATATACAGATTTGACAGAAAACAAACCATTATTGCCCCAACTC carries:
- the LOC120712812 gene encoding protein CUP-SHAPED COTYLEDON 3-like, whose product is MGDALWDLLGEEMAAAGEHGGLPPGFRFHPTDEELVTFYLAAKVLNGACCGVDIAEVDLNRCEPWELPDAARMGEREWYFLSLRDRKYPTGMRTNRATAAGYWKATGKDREVLSAATGALLGMKKTLVFYKGRAPRGEKTKWVLHEYRLDGDFAAARRSCKEEWVICRILHKSGDQSSKLMIMTNPYYLPMGMDASSFCFQHDPAAAPPLPNPSGCTSVVSLPLHHGDHGMQPPLLPASSNQVSKISNGYGGSSNAMGMPPYPLPFTSIVAGRPAPPPPPPQAGVNAGPQEPLPAPPTWLDGGILYELGPGATAPRDAA